From one Thermomicrobiales bacterium genomic stretch:
- a CDS encoding GDP-mannose 4,6-dehydratase, which yields MTTAVITGASGFVGRHLVHELEQETDWRVVGLARHASVLGARTHVLACDLLDEALVRRTIEHVAPDVIFHLASHSYVPQSVAAPAETLTNNLVGQLNVLEAVRSAGLSAGIVAICSAEEYGFVGPDETPITESQPFRPGNPYAVSKIAQDMLAYQYALSYGMPVVRMRPFSHIGPGQSDRFVLSSFARQIVDAEMGRIEPVILVGNLDAVRDFLDVRDVVRAYRLVAVDIVPGEVFNLASGVGRRIGDLLDLLITLSRAPLEIRQDPARLRPSDVPVLIGDASRFRSRVGWEPRVPIETTLTDILDDWRVRLATSSR from the coding sequence GTGACGACGGCGGTTATCACCGGCGCGTCGGGCTTCGTAGGGCGCCATCTGGTCCACGAGCTCGAGCAAGAGACCGACTGGCGGGTTGTTGGCCTGGCCAGGCACGCGTCGGTGCTTGGCGCCCGCACCCATGTCCTTGCCTGTGACCTGCTCGACGAGGCGCTCGTGCGCCGGACTATCGAGCACGTCGCGCCGGACGTTATCTTTCACCTGGCGAGCCACAGCTACGTTCCGCAGTCAGTAGCCGCGCCGGCAGAGACGCTGACGAACAATCTCGTCGGCCAGCTCAATGTGCTCGAAGCAGTCCGCTCTGCTGGTTTGAGCGCCGGGATCGTCGCTATCTGCTCGGCGGAAGAATACGGGTTCGTCGGGCCGGACGAGACGCCGATCACCGAATCCCAGCCATTTCGCCCCGGCAATCCCTATGCGGTGTCGAAGATCGCTCAGGACATGCTCGCCTATCAGTACGCGCTTTCATACGGGATGCCAGTCGTCCGGATGCGTCCGTTCAGCCATATCGGTCCCGGACAGAGCGACCGATTCGTGCTTTCGAGCTTCGCTCGCCAGATCGTGGACGCGGAGATGGGTCGGATCGAACCAGTGATCCTGGTCGGGAACCTGGACGCGGTTCGTGATTTCCTGGACGTGCGCGATGTCGTGCGCGCTTATCGGCTTGTGGCGGTCGACATCGTGCCCGGCGAGGTGTTCAATCTCGCCAGTGGCGTCGGACGCCGAATCGGCGACCTGCTCGACCTGCTCATCACGCTCTCCCGAGCGCCATTGGAGATTCGCCAGGATCCCGCCAGGCTACGGCCATCGGACGTGCCGGTGCTGATCGGTGATGCTTCCAGGTTTCGCTCGCGTGTGGGGTGGGAGCCCCGGGTGCCGATCGAGACGACGCTGACCGATATCCTCGACGATTGGCGTGTCCGGCTCGCGACGAGCAGCCGATAG
- a CDS encoding molybdenum cofactor guanylyltransferase, whose protein sequence is MANTGMSVAVLTGGQSRRMGADKALVVTQGRPLVEHVVTVVSALTDDVFLVGDRPAYHQFGYRVVPDEYPGGGALGGIATALRAACHDRVLVVACDMPSLCSELLEAMAAIDADVDVIIPRTSGARQGQPAHETYETLHAIYRRSCLPTLEQRLAAGQLKIADILQDLRVCALDEPWLRRHDRHLASFVNVNSPSDLDRVHSTEQELMGW, encoded by the coding sequence ATGGCGAACACCGGGATGAGCGTAGCGGTGCTGACTGGCGGACAAAGCCGGAGGATGGGCGCCGATAAGGCACTCGTCGTGACACAGGGTCGGCCGCTGGTGGAGCACGTCGTCACTGTCGTCTCCGCGCTTACCGACGATGTGTTTCTCGTCGGCGATCGGCCTGCCTACCACCAGTTTGGATATCGCGTCGTCCCGGATGAGTATCCTGGCGGCGGCGCGCTTGGTGGAATCGCGACCGCTCTTCGTGCCGCGTGCCACGACAGAGTTCTCGTGGTGGCCTGCGATATGCCGTCGCTCTGTTCGGAACTGCTGGAGGCAATGGCCGCGATCGATGCTGACGTGGACGTGATCATTCCGAGGACGTCTGGCGCACGACAGGGACAGCCTGCCCACGAGACGTATGAGACGCTTCATGCGATTTACCGGCGTTCGTGTCTCCCCACACTTGAGCAGCGCCTTGCCGCCGGCCAACTGAAGATTGCGGACATCTTGCAGGACTTGCGGGTGTGTGCGCTCGACGAACCCTGGTTGCGCAGGCATGATCGCCACCTTGCGTCATTCGTCAATGTCAATTCTCCGAGTGATCTTGATCGTGTTCACAGCACAGAGCAGGAGTTGATGGGATGGTGA
- a CDS encoding cyclic-di-AMP receptor, which produces MKMLVAIVQDYDASRLLRDLIDAGYGATYIGSTGGFLRSGTAAVLIGVSEERASAALAIVHRLASARVAAQTTTPNDLEVEFLYDPDDSVEMGGADVFVLRVARFERM; this is translated from the coding sequence ATGAAGATGCTGGTCGCGATTGTGCAGGACTATGATGCGTCGCGCCTGTTGCGAGACCTTATCGACGCGGGGTACGGAGCGACGTATATCGGCTCGACGGGTGGATTCCTGCGCAGCGGGACGGCCGCCGTCCTGATCGGCGTATCTGAGGAGCGAGCGAGCGCCGCGTTGGCGATCGTCCACCGTCTCGCCAGTGCGCGAGTGGCGGCTCAAACGACGACACCGAACGACCTTGAGGTGGAGTTTCTTTACGACCCGGACGATTCGGTCGAGATGGGCGGCGCGGATGTGTTTGTGCTGCGTGTCGCGCGCTTCGAGCGAATGTAG
- the metK gene encoding methionine adenosyltransferase, which produces MPTSFMRSPQVFFTSESVTEGHPDKLCDQISDAILDEILAKDNRARVACETATTTGLVLVFGEITTKTYVDIPKIVREVVKDIGYTSDSYGFDANTCGVMTSISEQSTDIQGAVDDSLETRSGEQQDTRDRVGAGDQGMMIGFACDETPELMPLPISLAHHLTRRLAGARRDGSLPFLRPDGKSQVTIEYEHGIAKRVDTVLISTQHDKDVTERDVRDGVIEEVIHHVIPAEMFDAKTKILVNPSGRFVIGGPMGDAGLTGRKIIVDTYGGMARHGGGAFSGKDPTKVDRSGAYAARYVAKNIVAAGLAQRCELQISYAIGVAHPLSYHIETFGTGVISDERLGALVMDMFDLRPLAIIEDLDLMRPIYRQVAAYGHFGRPDLDLPWERTDLAEALREAAGPLATRVS; this is translated from the coding sequence ATGCCGACATCGTTCATGCGATCGCCCCAGGTGTTCTTCACATCGGAGTCGGTAACTGAGGGGCACCCGGATAAGCTCTGTGACCAGATTTCCGACGCAATCCTCGACGAGATTCTCGCGAAGGATAACCGTGCGCGTGTCGCGTGCGAAACGGCCACGACGACCGGTCTGGTGCTGGTGTTCGGCGAGATCACGACGAAGACCTACGTCGACATTCCGAAGATCGTCCGTGAAGTCGTGAAGGATATCGGCTACACAAGCGACTCCTACGGTTTCGACGCGAACACGTGCGGGGTCATGACCTCGATTTCGGAACAGTCCACCGACATCCAGGGTGCGGTCGACGATTCGCTGGAGACGCGATCCGGCGAACAACAGGACACGCGCGACCGGGTCGGCGCGGGCGACCAGGGAATGATGATCGGCTTCGCTTGCGACGAGACCCCGGAGCTGATGCCGCTTCCGATCTCGCTCGCTCATCATCTGACTCGTCGTCTCGCGGGCGCGCGGCGCGACGGCTCATTGCCTTTCCTTCGACCGGACGGCAAGAGCCAGGTCACGATCGAATATGAGCACGGTATTGCCAAGCGCGTCGACACGGTTCTGATCTCGACACAGCACGACAAGGACGTCACTGAGCGCGATGTCCGGGACGGAGTGATCGAGGAAGTCATCCACCATGTCATCCCTGCAGAGATGTTCGACGCGAAGACAAAGATCCTCGTGAATCCGAGCGGTCGCTTCGTCATCGGTGGCCCAATGGGGGATGCCGGCCTGACGGGGCGCAAGATCATCGTCGATACCTACGGGGGGATGGCCCGCCACGGTGGTGGCGCTTTCTCGGGCAAAGATCCGACGAAGGTCGACCGTTCGGGCGCCTATGCCGCGCGTTACGTGGCGAAGAACATCGTTGCGGCCGGCCTGGCGCAACGGTGCGAATTGCAGATCTCTTACGCCATCGGCGTGGCTCACCCGTTGTCGTATCACATCGAGACGTTCGGGACCGGAGTCATCTCTGATGAGCGGTTGGGTGCGCTGGTCATGGATATGTTCGACTTGCGCCCACTGGCGATTATCGAAGACCTCGACCTGATGCGCCCGATCTATCGCCAGGTCGCCGCCTACGGGCACTTCGGCCGGCCGGACCTTGACCTGCCCTGGGAGCGCACTGATCTTGCGGAGGCGCTGCGCGAGGCGGCTGGGCCGCTGGCGACGCGCGTCTCCTGA